In Beutenbergia cavernae DSM 12333, the DNA window ACGTCGGCCTCGCCCTCGCGCCCGCTCTGGTGGCCTCCGGGGCGACGGCGGCGATCGCGTTCGACGACGTGCTCGCGCAGGGCGTGCTCGCCGGCCTGCTCGCGGCGGGCGTCGACGTCCCCGGCGACGTGTCGGTCGTCGGCTGCGACGACATCCTTGCGGTGCGGACGGTGCCGCCGCTCACCACGATCCACGGCCCGAGCGACGAGGCCGGCGCCGTCGCCGTCGAGCTGCTGCTCCGCCTCGTCCACCGCGAACCCGGCACGGGCTCGGCTGAGCGGGTGGTCCTCCCGGCGGAGCTCGTGGTCCGTTCCACCACGGGGCCCGCGCCGCGCTGCTGACTCAGCGGTTGGGGCGTACCAGCGGGAACAGGATCGTGTCCCGGATGCTGAGGCCGGTCAGGTTCATGACGAGCCGATCCACGCCGAGGCCCATCCCACCGGTCGGCGGCATGCCGTACTCGAGCGCCTGGATGAAGTCCTCGTCGACCTGCATCGCCTCGGCGTCACCGGCCGCCGCCAGCAGCGACTGCGCGACGAGACGCTCCCGCTGGTCGACCGGGTCGATGAGCTCCGAGTAGGCGGTGCCCTGCTCGGCGCCGAAGATCACGAGGTCCCACTTCTCGCTCAGCCGCGGGTCGCGCCGGTGCTTCCGCGTGAGCGGAGCGTTCTCCGTGGGGAAGTCGGTGTAGAAGACCGGCGTGGTCGTCTGCCCCTCGCACAGCTCGCCGTAGATCTCCTCGAGGACGAACCCCCCACGAGGGGTCGAGGTCCAGCTCGAGCCCGATGCTCTCGGCGTGGCGCAGCAGCTCCGGGAGCGGTGTGTCAGCCGTGATCTCCTCGCCCAACGCCTCGGAGACGGCCTCGCACACCGTCTTCACGGGCCAGTCGCCCGAGAGGTCGTACTCGACCACCGTGCCGTCCGGCCCGGCTCGTCGCGCCGTCGGCGAGCCGTAGACCGCCGTCGCCGCTTCCTGGATCAGACCCTGGGTGAGCACCCGCATCGTGTCGTAGTCGCCGTACGTCTCGTACACCTCGAGCGAGGTGAACTCCGGGTTGTGCTTGAAGTCGACGCCCTCGTTGCGGAACTGGCGGCCCACCTCGAAGACCTTCTCCATGCCTCCGACGAGAAGTCGCTTGAGGTGCAGCTCCGTGGCGATCCGCAGGTAGAGGTCCATGTCGTAGGCGTTGATGTGCGTCTCGAACGGGCGGGCGTTCGCACCGCCGTGGATCGTCTGCAGGACCGGGGTCTCGACCTCCGTGAAACCGCGCGACTGCAGCGAGTCGCGGATGCTGCGCACGACCGCCGAGCGGTGGTACGCCACGGAGCGCGCCTCCGGCCGGACGATCAGGTCGACGTACCGGGTCCGCACCCGGGCGTCCGGGTCGTTGAGGCCGAGGTGCTTGTCGGGCAGCGGGCGCAGCGCCTTGCACGTCAGGGTCGCTTCCTCGGCTCGGACGCTGAGCTCGCCCTTGCGGGTGGTCACGACCTCACCCGTGACCCCGACGTGGTCGCCGAGGTCGATCGAGTGCTCCCAGAACGCGAACACCTCCGGGCTGAGGCGATCGGCCTGGAGCATCACCTGGAGGTCGCCGCTCCCGTCCCGCAACGTCGCGAAGCCGAGACCCCCCATGTCGCGCTTGAGGATCACGCGGCCGACGACGGACACGCGCCGCCCGGTCGCCGTGTCCGGCGGCAGCTCACCCGCCTCCCGACGGACGTCGGCGAGCGTGTGCGTGCGGGGATGCCCCACCGGGTACGGATCCACGCCCGCCGCGCGGATCCGGTCCAGCTTCTGGCGCCGGACCCGCACCTGCTCCGGGAGGTGATCGGTGGCGAGCGCCTCGGCGACGACGTCGCGGGGCGGCGGGATGAGCGCGCGGACCTCGGCGGCGTGCTCCGGTCCGCCGGGTTCGAGGGCACCGCTCGCCGCGCCGGCCTTCCGGCGGAGCATCGCGACGGACGGCCGGGTGAGGAAGCCCTCGGCGCTGCCGGCGGCGACGCCCACCCGAGGCAGGTCGGACGCGAACTCGAAGCCGAGGTACCGCGGGCGCCACTCGGGGAGGTACTTGGCGTTCGACCGGTACAGCGACTCGAGCTGCCAGGTCCTGCTGGCGAGGAGCAGGCCCTGCCGCCACACCCGCGCCAACGGGCCGGCCCCGATCTCGGCGCCACGCTCGAACGCCTCCCGGAACATGGCGAAGTTCAGGGAGACGTTGCCGACGCCGAACGTGGCCGACTTCTCGGCGAGGCTCGCGACCATGAGCTCGACGAGACCGTTGTCCGCCGTCGGGTCGCGGCGCATGAGGTCGAGGGACAGCCCGGTCCGGCCCCACGGGACGAAGCTGAGGAAGCCCCGCAGCCGTCCGTCCGCGTCCCGGGCCTCCACGAGGACGCACGCCTCGTCCAGCGGGTCGTCGAGCCGGCCGAGCGCCATCGAGAAGCCGCGTTCGTCCCCGCCGTCACCACGCCACTGGTCGGCGGCCTCGCCCAGCGCCGCGAAGTCCTCCGCGCCGAGCGCGGCATGTCGCACGACCCGGACGACGTAGCCCCGACGCCGGAGGCGGGCCACGGACTGCCGGACCGCCTTCATCCCGGGCCCGTTGAGCGAGAAGTCCGCGAGGTCGACGATCGCCTCGTCCCCGATGTCGAGCATGGTGAGGCCGGCGCCGTCGTAGGCCACGGCGCCCGCGTGCCCGGCGGCCATGACGGCGAGCGACCACCCTCGCGAGCGGGCCTCGAGCCGCCATCGCTCGATCGCGTCGCCCCAGAACCGCGGATCGCCGAGGGGATCGCCGCTGGCCAGGGACACGGAGCCGATCGCGCGGTAGGAGATCCCGGCCCGAGCGGTGGCCGGGTCACCGGTGTCCCACACGACCCCCTTGTCGCGCCGGGTCGCGAAGTAGCCGAGGGAGTCGTCGTCGCCGAAGTCCCGCAGGAGGGAGCGCACCCTCGCCTCGTCCGGCGGGTCGAGCGTCTGGGAGTCCCGCGGAGCACGGAAGAGGAGATGCGCTGCCGCGAGGACGACGAGCGCGCCCGTCACGCCGATCAGCGCGTGGACCCACCACGGGGCGGTGACCCCGAGGTCGACTCCGACCCGACCGATGTCCGCCAGCATCGCCGACAGGACGAAGACCGCGGACGTCCCGCCGTCCGGGGAGTCGCCGTACGCCGAGACGAGCACCGCCCCACCGACCAGGACGACGAGGCCGCCCACCAGGAAGACGGCGAGCGCGGCCGGCAGGCTCCCGGGCACGCGGCGCGCCACGAACTGCGGCCGGGACCGGATGGCGAGCACGAGGACCACCGCGACCACTCCGAGGCCGACGGCGTTGAGGACGGCGTCGACACCCGCGAGCGACCCGGGCAGGAGGTCCAGCGCGCGGCCGAGGGCGGGCAGGGCGAGCCACCACAGGACCAGGACCCACCAGGCGGCCCGCAGCCTGCGCCGGAGGCCGACCGCGACCACCAGGCACAGGGCGGCGTAGACCAGGCTCGGCACCACCGGGACCAGGAGGAGGGAGACCGCGTCCGTCGTGTGGGCGAAGTACCGGTGCCAGTGCGGCACGACGGCGACGAGCGCCACGAACGCGCTCAGAAGGAGCATCGCGCCGGCGAAGCGATCCGGCCACCGGTCGTCGGCCGGCCGCCGCGACGTCGGGCGGAACGGTTCGTGCGGCCCCCGGTCGTCGGCCGGGTGCGCCGGCGCGCTGTGCGTGGCCGGTCCAGGTGAGTCGGACATGCTCGACCTCGTCTCCCGATGGGACCGTGCGCGGACGCTATCGGACCTCCGGCTCCACGCGCGCGCCGAGAGCCGTAGCGCCGCCGGGCCCGTCCGCCCGTGCCGCGAGGACGCCCAGGCAGACCAGCCACGCGCTCACGGTGAGGATGTGGAGCCGCTGACTGAGCGCGGCCGCGGTGGACGACGTCCCCGGCGTGGCGGTCCACGTGAAGTAGGCGAACATCAGCGCGGACACGACGCCGCCGAGCACGAACACCCACTGCGCGGCGGCGTGGAACCAGGCGGGACCGTCGCGGCGGGTCGCGAACCAGGCTCCGAGCACCCCGCCGAACAGCCCGACCTCCGACACCGCGCTCGCCAGGTCGTGGATCACTACCTCGAGGTCGCCCGAGCCGACACACCTCGTGCCGAGCGGACACGTGCTCGCGGCCAGGGCCGCACCGATGGCGCCCACGGCGAACGCGACGGTGCCCCACGTGACCACCTCGCGCCACGGCCCGGGGCGGAGGGCACGGCGGACGGGCACGACGAGGACGAGGACGAGGACGGCGCACGCCACGTCCGTCGCACGGAGCAACGTCGCGTTCGGCTGCCCGGGGGCGGCGAGCTGGCTGACGATGTACTGCATCCCGTCGCCGCCGCGCAGCACCCAGTCCAGGAGGAAGTTCGCCTGGAACACTGCGGCGAGCGCGGCGACGACGAGGAGCGCCGCGCGCCGCGGCGACCCGTCGCGACTCGTCACAGCCACCAGTCTCACCGCGGATGCGCTCCCACGCCCGCCCACCTACGGTCGTACCGCTCGAGGGCCGCACTCGGCCGCGTCCCCGACGACCCGGGAGGTGCTCGGTGATCCTCGGTCTCGTCACCGCCTTCGCGGCGGCCGTCTGCTACGGCGTCGGCTCCGTGCTCCAGGCGGTCGCCGCACGTGGCACGGACGCCGTCGAGGGTCTCGACCCGCGCCTCCTCGTCCGGCTCGCCCGCTCGTGGCGCTACCTGCTCGGCGTGGGCCTGGACGCACTGGGGTTCGCCCTGTCGCTCGTCGCCGTCCGCACGCTCCCGCTGTTCGTCGTCCAGTCGATCGTCGCCAGCTTCCTCGCGATCACGGCGGTGCTCGGCGCGCTCTTCCTGGCCATGCCGCTCCGGAGGGCCGATCGCATCGGGCTGACCGTCGTCGTCGCCGGCCTCGTCCTCGTGGGCTCCTCGGCGTCGGAGGACTCGGCGGTCGAGGTGGTCCCCGCCGAGCAGTGGGGTGTCCTGGCCGCGGCGCTGCTCCTCGCCGTCCTCGCGATCCCCCTCGGCCGCGTGCCGGGTCCACGCGGTGCCGCAGCGCTGGGCGGCGTGGCCGGTCTCGCGTTCGGTGCGACAGCCGTGGCGTCGCGCATGCTGCCCGGCGCTCCTGGCGGTGGCGGCCTCCTCGCGGAGATCGAGGAGCTGATCGCCTCCCCCGCGCTCTACGCGCTCGCCGTGGCGGCCGTCGTCGCCCTCCTCACCTACTCCATCGCGCTCCAGCGAGGATCCGTCACCCAGGCGACGGCGCCTCTCGTCGTCGGCGAGACCGTCGCTCCCGCACTGGTCGGCGTCCTGCTCCTCGGGGACCGCCCACGCGCCGGCTGGGAGTGGGCGGCGATCCTCGGGTTCGTGCTCTCCGTGTCCGGGGCCGTGGCGCTGGCTCGACACGGCGAGGTCGAGGCACCCGCCGAGGACCCGACCGACGCGCCGGATCCGGGGACGACGTCCCCCCGCGCGCCGTGACGTGGCTGGGCCGGCTCCGCCCGGCCCGACGCGCTGGCTGCCGGCGGGTCGTACGCTGTGCCGGTGCGCACCCGGCCGACCCTGAGCGACGTCGCGCGCGAAGCGGGCGTGTCCCTCGCCACCGCCTCCCGCGCGATCAACGGCTCCCCCACGCGCACCGTGCGGGCCGACCTGCGCGAGCGGGTGCTCGAGGCCGCCGCCCGGCTCGAGTACACCCCCGACGCGAACGCCCAGGCGATGGCACGCGGCCAGACGACGTCGGTCGGCCTCGTCGTGCACGACGTCGCGGACCCGTACTTCTCGACGATCGCCGCCGGCGTGACCGCCGCCGCTGACGACGTCGGCCTCGCCGTCACCCTCGCCGAGACCCGGCACGACCCGCGGCGGGAGGTCGACCTCGTCGAGCTCCTCCACCGCCAGCGCGCCCGGGCCATCGTGCTCGCGGGCGGGCGGCTCGGCGGCGCCGACCGCGCCGAGGAGCTCACCCGCGCGATCGCCGGGCACCGGCGGTCCGGCGGCGGCGTCGCGCTCATCGGCCAGCCGCTCCCCGAGGTGCCGGCCGTGGCGCTGGACAACTCCGGCGGCGCCGCCGCGCTCGCGCGGGCGCTGCACGACGCCGGGCACCGCCGGTTCGGTGTGATCGCCGGCCCCGCCGACCACCTCACCGCACGGCACCGCCAGGCGGGGTTCCGGGAGGCGCTCGCGGAGCTCGGCACGGCCGCGGCGCCCGAGCACGTCGTGCCGTCGGAGTTCAGCCGCGACGGCGGGTACGCCGGGATGACGGCGCTCCTGCCGCACCTGGGCGAGCTGGACGTGGTCTTCGCGGTCACCGACCTCATGGCGGTCGGGGCGATGGCGGCGGTGCGCGATGCGGGGCTCACGGTCCCGACCGACGTCGGAGTCGCCGGGTTCGACGACATCCCGACGCTGCGCGACATCACCCCCGGGCTCACGACGGTCCGGGTCCCCCTCCGCGAGATCGGGGCGCAGGCGCTGCAGCTCGCGCTCGCCCTGGAGCAGGAACCACGGGTGGTCGTCGTGCGGGGCGAGGTCGTGCTGCGCGACTCGACAGCGCGCCCCTGACCCACCTTCGCGAGAGGCTCGTGGCCCCACCGCGAGAGGTTCGTGGCGCCACCGCGAGAGGTTCGTGGCGCTGTACTCCGCGACTGCGCTCGGGCAGGCTGGCGGCGTGGCCACAGCACCGCACCTCCTCGAACCGGTGCCGAGCCCCGGCACGACGACCGACCCGACGCCTGCCGCGCCAGGCGTGACGCTCTGGGCGTCCGACGCCCCGGGCACCCGAGCCCCGTGGGCCGCGTACGCCACCGAGGTCCTGGCGCACGCCGGGATCGCCCACACAGTCTCGTCCGACGCCAGCGGCGTCGTCCTCGTCACGTCGCCCGTCACCGACGACGACGACGCCGCTCGGCTCAGCGTGTTCGTCGCGGCCGGCGGAGCGCTCGTCATCGCGACGGCGCCCGGCGCGCTCGCGGCCCTGGCCGGGGTCGAGGAGGGCGCGACCGTGGAGACCGCCCGGGTGGCGGTCGTGCCGGACGAGGCCTGGACGCACCTGCCGCCGCGACCGCTGCGCGCCGTGGGCGGTGTCGAGCTCACCCCCGCACCGGGCACCCGCACGCTCGCCACCTGGCCGGGCGGAGCGGCGGCGGCGACCGCCCGGACGCACGGCGGCGGCGTCGTCCTCATGTTCGGCGCCGATCTCCTGCAGTCCGTCGTCCGCATCCAGCAGGGCTACCCCGTGACGCAGGACGCCGCGCCGGCGTCCGACGGCACCGCCCCGCGCGACGACGGCGTCCTCAAGACCGAGGACGGGATGGCGCTCGACCTCGAGACGGACCGCGCCCTCCCGCCCGGCGCACCCCCGGTCGGCACCGACTACGGGCACACGCTGCCCGCGCCGTCGCCGGTGCCGATGGTGGACGTCCCGTACGCCGACTGGTGGCGTTCACTCCTGCTGCAGGCGATCTGGTGGGGCGCCGACGCCACCGATGCCGCGGTGCCCTGGCTCGGCTACTGGCCGTCGGGACTCGAGGGGATCGCGCACATGTCGCACGACTCCGACCACAACGAGGCCGCCGACGGCCGCGCGGCTCTCGACGCGTTCGCCGCGGCCGACGTGCGCGTGACCTGGTGCCACATCTACCCCGGCGGATACCCGGCCGAGATGTACGAGGAGATCGCCGCGGCCGGGCACGAGCACGCCCTGCACTACGACGCCATGCACGGTGACGCCCTCACCTCGTGGGGCCGGCCGCAGCTGCGCGCGCAGCACGCGTGGGCGCAGGCGGTCACCGGCCGCGAGCGCATCGTCTCGAACAAGAACCACTGCACGCGATGGGAGGGCTGGTCGGAGCTCTACGCCTGGTGCGAGCAGGTGGGCATCGAGATCGAGGCCTCCCGCGGCCCGAGCAAGCAGGGGCTCGTCGGGTTCCCGTTCGGCACCGCGCACGTCGCGTTCCCCCTCGCCGACGACGGCGTCCGCCGGCACGACGTGCTGATGCTGCCGCTCCACGCGCAGGACCTCGCCTGGGCGGCGCACCCCAGCGTGCGCGACGTGATCCTGGACGGCGCGCAGGAGCAGCACGGGGTCGCGCACTTCCTGTTCCACGGCCCGCACCTGCGGCGGCCCGCGACCCGCGCGGAGTGCCTGGCCCTCGCCGACGCCGCACGCGAGCGCGGCCTGGAGTGGTGGACGTCGGACCGCATCAACTCGTGGGAGCGGAGCCGGCGCGGCGTGCGGGTCACGACGGCGCACGACGGCGGACGGCGGGTGCTGCGGGTCGACGCGGCGGCGCCGGTGGCGGGAGCGTCGATCCTGCTCCCGCCGCGGCTCGCGCCGGAGGGCGTGCCCGTCACGCACGTCACCCGGCACGGCCGCGCGTTCGTGCAGCTCGTCACAGACCTGCCCGCGGGGACCACGACGTGGACCCTCGAGCCGTGAGGTCAGGCCCGGACGTCACGCACCGGCGGTGAGCGCGGTCTCGGAGAACGTCAGCCCCCCGTAGTTGTGG includes these proteins:
- a CDS encoding amino acid--tRNA ligase-related protein, with product MTHRSRSCCATPRASGSSWTSTPRGGFVLEEIYGELCEGQTTTPVFYTDFPTENAPLTRKHRRDPRLSEKWDLVIFGAEQGTAYSELIDPVDQRERLVAQSLLAAAGDAEAMQVDEDFIQALEYGMPPTGGMGLGVDRLVMNLTGLSIRDTILFPLVRPNR
- a CDS encoding DUF998 domain-containing protein, which encodes MTSRDGSPRRAALLVVAALAAVFQANFLLDWVLRGGDGMQYIVSQLAAPGQPNATLLRATDVACAVLVLVLVVPVRRALRPGPWREVVTWGTVAFAVGAIGAALAASTCPLGTRCVGSGDLEVVIHDLASAVSEVGLFGGVLGAWFATRRDGPAWFHAAAQWVFVLGGVVSALMFAYFTWTATPGTSSTAAALSQRLHILTVSAWLVCLGVLAARADGPGGATALGARVEPEVR
- a CDS encoding LacI family DNA-binding transcriptional regulator, giving the protein MRTRPTLSDVAREAGVSLATASRAINGSPTRTVRADLRERVLEAAARLEYTPDANAQAMARGQTTSVGLVVHDVADPYFSTIAAGVTAAADDVGLAVTLAETRHDPRREVDLVELLHRQRARAIVLAGGRLGGADRAEELTRAIAGHRRSGGGVALIGQPLPEVPAVALDNSGGAAALARALHDAGHRRFGVIAGPADHLTARHRQAGFREALAELGTAAAPEHVVPSEFSRDGGYAGMTALLPHLGELDVVFAVTDLMAVGAMAAVRDAGLTVPTDVGVAGFDDIPTLRDITPGLTTVRVPLREIGAQALQLALALEQEPRVVVVRGEVVLRDSTARP